A window from Candidatus Tectomicrobia bacterium encodes these proteins:
- a CDS encoding ImmA/IrrE family metallo-endopeptidase, with the protein MGIAEQFVKDKKLSELPIDPIHIASNLLHIEVVAKDSSKKGVSGMLLRLGDQYAIAYATHIESDGFQRFSVAHEIGHFLLPGHMDQVLPAGTTMHESRSGFVSEDRYELEADHFAAGLLMPDPLFSKAMNKAGEGLRAVESLAALCQTSLTSTALRLVQCSDVPVAMVMSAGGRIEYCFMSGPLKEMRGLDWIRKNVPVPAGTATHRFNQNPKMIAQAARVDATTSIQDWFGGHRNLNMTEEVVGLGNYGKVLTILSLIDDPEEYDEKEDLEESWTPRFRR; encoded by the coding sequence ATGGGGATTGCGGAGCAGTTTGTCAAAGATAAGAAATTATCTGAACTGCCGATTGACCCCATCCACATTGCCAGCAATCTGCTGCATATCGAGGTCGTGGCCAAGGATTCCTCGAAGAAAGGCGTCTCAGGCATGTTGCTGCGCCTGGGAGACCAATATGCAATTGCCTATGCGACCCACATCGAAAGTGATGGATTCCAGAGGTTCAGTGTAGCCCACGAAATTGGACATTTCTTGCTGCCGGGACATATGGACCAAGTTCTTCCGGCCGGGACGACAATGCACGAATCGAGAAGTGGCTTTGTTTCAGAAGACCGCTACGAACTTGAAGCTGACCATTTTGCAGCTGGCCTACTAATGCCGGATCCCCTTTTTTCTAAGGCGATGAATAAGGCAGGTGAAGGACTTCGGGCTGTCGAGTCCCTTGCGGCACTCTGTCAGACTTCTCTCACTTCTACCGCATTACGCCTTGTTCAATGCTCTGACGTGCCAGTGGCCATGGTCATGAGCGCCGGTGGCAGGATTGAATACTGTTTCATGTCCGGCCCGTTGAAAGAGATGCGAGGCCTGGATTGGATTCGAAAAAATGTTCCCGTTCCCGCCGGGACCGCGACCCATCGCTTTAACCAGAACCCGAAAATGATCGCACAAGCCGCGCGCGTCGATGCCACCACAAGCATTCAGGACTGGTTTGGGGGCCATCGCAACCTGAATATGACGGAAGAAGTGGTTGGCCTCGGGAACTACGGGAAGGTGTTGACGATCCTTTCCCTCATAGACGACCCCGAAGAGTACGACGAAAAAGAAGACCTTGAAGAATCCTGGACACCGCGATTCCGCCGGTAA
- a CDS encoding AAA family ATPase encodes MALRIRSFSVKGFRAYGATEQTLNLPADIAAIWGPNSKGKTSLAEAFEFLLTGRIARRELMASTQDEFADALRNAHLPPDVGVYVAASVTAADGSPHEIRRVLTSDYGKRQDCTSRLEIDGTVAAESDLENLGITLSQPPLQAPVLAQHTLSYIFSVRPQDRATYFKTLLEITDLDLLRSDIAALAEELTLPDDPLLQKFDTCATIPDFKEILDQLGRTPPDLPTFTARITEVARVLLKAADEEAPEGLDDQLAAIERILADRRNKTFPVRGFEREELTGWNSPAVTIWTCLNTYLDERGKIDDETRRLAALFDEALKLPTISEITEPIDCSLCGAKSTLTPERVQLIRRHVEETRDFKTAETAAKSALLQLSSSATSLATAADDSLPRYLKTTTGTRRKMGFTVARIRELLGDRATGFVDPWLAQIRPLVRAAAALRRGGRATAMLVEQQTADMVTLDPRMLQPAYAKLVTLRARFAAAIDSYSAPADELIAALNEVLDAQADSAGWQDFINIAREPAMLRTVLVERAARVAVAKELDSALKQIDRAKEQVLDDKFSDYSGLIEKWWNWLRPDEPTFFSAVQPRKGAKRTIDFKAGLSANPNRSAPKVRDVIAVFSHSQLHCLGLALFLARAEHDRLGFIVLDDPVLASDEDYRVHFNATVLSELLGLPMQVIVLTQDHDTWKELETRYRHLAISTAQLFVETPGDGSVIENTSDALLAKISRAKSLARGGHPDSRKECGLLLRDAGERFCKEMLVNDRRAKGNGTASITDYNCKVLEWLCPRVDPLLGHDPSHPGKLQAFKDTVNHACHDNTPPSTAAMTQACGEINFLQKEYLPR; translated from the coding sequence ATGGCGCTACGGATTAGATCATTCTCTGTCAAAGGCTTCCGAGCCTACGGGGCCACCGAGCAGACACTCAACCTGCCAGCAGACATTGCCGCCATCTGGGGACCGAACAGCAAAGGCAAGACCAGCCTGGCGGAAGCCTTCGAGTTCCTGCTCACCGGACGCATCGCGCGGCGGGAATTGATGGCAAGCACTCAGGACGAGTTCGCCGATGCCCTGCGAAATGCGCATCTTCCCCCCGACGTGGGCGTATACGTCGCAGCCAGCGTCACAGCGGCAGATGGAAGTCCCCACGAGATTAGACGTGTCCTCACGAGTGATTATGGCAAGAGACAAGATTGCACATCCCGTCTCGAAATCGACGGGACAGTGGCCGCCGAATCTGACCTCGAAAATCTGGGAATTACGCTGTCACAACCGCCTCTGCAGGCACCAGTCCTCGCCCAGCACACGCTCAGCTACATATTTTCTGTCCGCCCACAGGACCGCGCCACTTATTTCAAAACCCTGCTTGAAATCACTGATCTCGACCTTCTCCGTAGCGACATCGCCGCGCTGGCAGAGGAACTGACACTGCCAGACGATCCGTTGCTCCAGAAATTTGACACCTGTGCAACTATTCCCGATTTTAAGGAGATCCTCGACCAACTCGGGCGCACCCCTCCCGACCTGCCGACGTTTACCGCGCGAATAACCGAGGTGGCACGCGTCCTCCTCAAAGCCGCCGACGAAGAAGCTCCGGAAGGACTCGACGACCAGCTTGCGGCTATCGAGAGGATTCTGGCCGACCGCCGGAACAAGACATTTCCGGTGCGCGGGTTCGAACGTGAGGAGTTGACAGGCTGGAATTCGCCTGCGGTCACCATTTGGACCTGTCTTAATACCTATCTTGACGAACGCGGGAAGATCGATGATGAAACACGCCGGCTCGCGGCACTATTTGATGAGGCGCTGAAACTCCCGACCATCTCCGAGATCACGGAACCGATCGATTGTTCTTTATGCGGCGCGAAGTCAACATTGACGCCGGAACGTGTGCAACTCATCCGCCGCCATGTCGAGGAAACGAGAGACTTCAAAACGGCGGAAACGGCCGCCAAGTCTGCTCTGTTACAGCTTTCATCTTCGGCGACATCGCTTGCAACTGCCGCCGACGACTCGCTGCCGCGTTATCTTAAAACCACGACCGGCACGCGACGGAAAATGGGGTTCACTGTCGCCCGCATCCGGGAACTCCTTGGCGATCGCGCCACGGGATTTGTTGATCCCTGGCTTGCCCAGATCCGACCTCTAGTCCGGGCCGCGGCCGCACTACGCCGCGGCGGACGTGCTACCGCCATGCTCGTCGAACAACAGACAGCGGACATGGTGACCCTCGATCCGAGGATGCTCCAGCCTGCCTATGCAAAGCTCGTCACGCTGCGCGCCCGTTTCGCGGCTGCCATTGACTCCTATAGTGCCCCCGCCGACGAACTCATAGCCGCTCTCAATGAAGTGCTCGATGCCCAGGCAGATTCCGCCGGTTGGCAGGACTTCATCAATATCGCCCGAGAGCCTGCGATGTTACGGACCGTTTTGGTCGAGCGCGCAGCACGCGTCGCCGTTGCCAAGGAGCTTGATTCAGCACTCAAGCAGATCGACCGAGCTAAGGAACAGGTTCTTGACGATAAATTCTCGGACTATAGCGGACTGATCGAGAAATGGTGGAACTGGCTGCGGCCTGATGAGCCCACATTCTTCTCCGCTGTTCAGCCGCGAAAGGGGGCTAAGCGGACTATCGATTTCAAGGCCGGGCTTTCCGCCAATCCCAACCGTTCCGCTCCGAAAGTGCGCGATGTGATCGCTGTATTCAGTCATTCCCAGCTTCATTGTCTCGGCCTCGCTTTGTTTCTCGCTCGCGCCGAACACGATAGGCTGGGCTTCATCGTTCTTGATGATCCCGTGCTTGCGAGTGACGAAGATTACCGGGTCCATTTCAATGCGACGGTGTTGTCCGAACTTCTCGGGCTGCCCATGCAAGTGATAGTCCTCACCCAGGATCACGACACATGGAAGGAATTGGAAACCCGCTACCGTCATCTCGCTATTTCGACCGCCCAGCTATTCGTGGAAACACCTGGCGATGGCAGCGTAATCGAAAACACCAGCGATGCTCTACTAGCCAAGATCAGCCGCGCCAAGTCCCTAGCGCGCGGCGGTCACCCCGATTCACGTAAAGAGTGTGGTCTTCTTTTGCGTGACGCCGGTGAGCGCTTTTGCAAGGAGATGCTGGTCAATGACCGCCGCGCCAAAGGCAATGGAACTGCATCCATCACGGATTATAACTGCAAGGTCTTGGAATGGTTGTGCCCGCGCGTGGATCCGCTGCTGGGCCATGATCCGTCCCACCCCGGAAAACTTCAGGCTTTCAAGGATACCGTCAACCATGCCTGCCATGACAATACCCCGCCGAGCACGGCAGCGATGACGCAGGCCTGCGGCGAAATCAACTTCCTGCAAAAAGAGTATCTACCGCGTTAA
- a CDS encoding Fic family protein has translation MEPLLVSESSRHRAALTDLAVELAARSAGFRRSLPEGVLTALADLVRAMNCYYSNLIEGHDTHPVDIERALKGDYSADAKKRNLQLEAKAHITVQKWIDEGGLRGRAATTEGLCEIHRRFGELLPEDLLWVENPDTGERLKVVPGALRQRHVKVGLHIPVSSGAVPRFLERFETVYSQLGKTDAILAAASAHHRLLWIHPFLDGNGRVARLMSYAMLLGTLDTGGIWSIARGLARNQSTYKSQLMACDTERRNDLDGRGPLSEEALAEFTHFFLSTCLDQVAFMEGLVQPDRLRDRILIWTEEEIRAGALPPKSGAVLEAVLYRGELPRGEVARLIDTGERQARRVTSVLIEREVLVSESTRAPLRLAFPAKLASRWMPGLFPERAA, from the coding sequence ATGGAGCCGCTGCTGGTGAGCGAAAGCTCCAGGCACCGGGCGGCCCTGACGGACCTCGCGGTCGAACTGGCGGCCCGATCGGCGGGATTCCGGCGCAGCCTGCCGGAGGGTGTATTGACCGCGCTCGCCGATCTTGTCCGGGCGATGAACTGTTATTACAGCAACCTGATCGAGGGCCACGATACCCATCCCGTCGATATCGAGCGCGCGCTCAAGGGCGACTACAGCGCCGACGCCAAGAAACGCAACCTCCAGCTCGAAGCCAAGGCTCATATCACCGTCCAGAAATGGATCGATGAAGGAGGTCTGCGGGGCCGCGCCGCGACAACTGAGGGCCTGTGCGAGATCCATCGGCGCTTCGGCGAATTGCTGCCTGAAGACCTCCTCTGGGTAGAAAACCCGGATACAGGAGAAAGGCTCAAGGTGGTCCCCGGTGCGCTCCGCCAGCGCCACGTCAAGGTGGGCCTCCATATTCCTGTGAGCTCCGGTGCCGTGCCGCGCTTTCTGGAGCGCTTCGAAACCGTCTACAGCCAGCTCGGCAAGACCGACGCCATCCTGGCGGCCGCCAGTGCGCATCATCGGCTGCTCTGGATTCACCCCTTCCTGGACGGCAACGGCCGCGTCGCCCGCCTGATGTCCTATGCGATGCTGCTGGGAACCCTCGATACGGGCGGGATCTGGTCCATCGCGCGGGGCCTCGCCCGCAACCAAAGCACCTACAAAAGCCAGCTGATGGCCTGCGATACGGAACGCCGCAACGATCTCGACGGAAGAGGGCCGCTAAGCGAAGAGGCTTTGGCGGAATTCACGCACTTTTTCCTTTCCACCTGCCTCGACCAGGTGGCATTCATGGAAGGGCTCGTCCAGCCCGACCGGCTGCGCGACCGCATCCTGATCTGGACGGAAGAAGAAATCCGGGCCGGTGCCCTGCCCCCGAAATCCGGCGCCGTCCTGGAAGCGGTGCTCTATCGCGGGGAATTGCCCAGGGGCGAAGTCGCCCGTCTGATCGACACCGGCGAGCGTCAGGCAAGGCGCGTGACCTCAGTGCTCATCGAGCGCGAAGTGCTGGTCTCGGAAAGCACGCGCGCGCCGCTACGCCTCGCCTTCCCCGCCAAACTCGCCTCCCGCTGGATGCCGGGGCTATTTCCGGAAAGGGCGGCATAG